The window TCGGGGCCATCGGCGTCACGCTGATCGTCCTGCTCCTGCTCTACCTGTTCTTCCGGTACACGCCATTGGGCCTGGCCATGCGCGCCGCCGCGCAGAACCCCGTCTCCAGCCGGCTGTGCGGCATCCGGGTGGGCTGGATGCTCGCCCTGGGCTGGGGGCTGGCCGCGCTGGTCGGCGCGGTCGCCGGGATGATGATCGCCCCCGTCGTCTTCCTCGACCCCAACATGATGGGAGGCATCCTGATCTACGCCTTCGCCTCGGCCACCCTGGGCGGCTTCACGAGCCCCGGCGGCGCCGTGCTGGGCGGGCTGATCGTCGGCGTGGTGGAGAACCTGGTGGGCACCTACGTCAGGTTCATCGGCACCGAGCTGAAGCTCACCGTGGCCCTCGCCATCATCATCGTCGTGCTCCTGGTCAAGCCGAGCGGGCTCTTCGGCCGCGCGGTCGTGCGGCGGGTGTGAGCCGATGAGCGTCCGCGACGTGGTCGCCGCCGCCGACCAGCTCCGCCGCGGCGCCGCCGTCAGGCACTGGTGGCTGGGGGGCGCGGTGCTGTTGTTCGCCGCCGCCTGTCTGCTGCCCTTCCTCATCAGCGGCTTTCGCGTGTTCCAGTTCACCCAGGTAGGGATCTACGCGATCGCGCTGCTCGGTCTGAACATCCTCACCGGCTACAACGGCCAGATCTCGCTGGGGCACGGCGCGTTCTACGCCGTCGGGGCCTACACCGCGGCCATCATGATCGACCGCTGGGCGGTGCCCTACGGCTGGACGGTCCCCGCGGCCGGCGTCCTCTGCTTCGTCGTCGGGTTCCTGTTCGGCATCCCGGCCCTGCGGCTGGAGGGCCTCTATCTGGCGCTGGCCACCTTCGCCCTCGCGCTGGCGGTGCCGCAGATCTTGAAGTACTTCGACGACTGGACGGGCGGCTCGCAAGGCATCGTGCTGAGCAAGCCGGAGCCGCCGCCGGGCCTGCCGCTCACCGCCGACCAGTGGCTCTATTTCCTCACCCTGGCGTGGCTGGTCGCCCTCTTCGTGCTGGCGGCGAATCTGCTGCGCGGCCGCCCGGGCCGGGCCCTGGTGGCCATCCGCGACCACCCCATCGCCGCGGCAGCGATGGGCGTGAACAGCGCGCTCTACAAGTCGCTCACGTTCGGTGTGAGCGCCGCCTATACCGGGGTGGCCGGCGCGCTCAGCGCTCTGGCCATTGCCTTCGTGGCGCCGGACGCGTTCAATGTCTTCCTGTCGATCACGCTCCTCGTTGGCATCGTGATCGGCGGGCTGGCCTCGATCTCCGGCCCCATCTTCGGCGCGCTGTTCATCCAGTTCGTGCCGAACTGGGCCCAGGACATCTCCAAGGCGGCGCCCTGGGCCATCTACGGCGTCTTCCTCATCGGGTTCGTCTACGTGATGCCGCACGGAATCGCGGGCGCCGTGCGGCTCGCCTGGCGGCGGTTACGGCGTGGCGCCGGAACCGCGTCCGGCCCTTGACGGTTGTGCCCAGCAAGCAGAGACAGGAGACTAGGAGGCATCCATGCTGACACGTCGAACGCTGGCAGTCGTGCTCGCCCTGGCGCTGGGGGTCGCCCTCGCCGCTCCGGCTGGCGCTCAGTCCACGCCGGGCGTCACCGCCACGGAGATCAAGATCGGCAATACCAACCCCTACAGCGGCCCGGCCTCGGCGTACGGCAGCATCGGCAAGGCCATCGCCGCCTACTTCAAGAAGGTGAACGACGAGGGCGGCATCAACGGGCGGAAGATCAACTTCATCAGCTACGACGACGCCTACAGCCCGCCCAAGACGGTCGAGATGGTCCGGCGCCTGGTGG of the Candidatus Methylomirabilota bacterium genome contains:
- a CDS encoding branched-chain amino acid ABC transporter permease, whose product is MEIFLQQVVAGIATGGIYGALALALVMIYQATDVVNFAQGEMAMFSTYLAWSLLNAGVPYWAAFVGTLAIALVGGILIERVVIRPVENAPILAIVIVCIGLLVIFNSLAGWIYSYIQKPFPSPFPERPLRLGGIVFGAHDVGAIGVTLIVLLLLYLFFRYTPLGLAMRAAAQNPVSSRLCGIRVGWMLALGWGLAALVGAVAGMMIAPVVFLDPNMMGGILIYAFASATLGGFTSPGGAVLGGLIVGVVENLVGTYVRFIGTELKLTVALAIIIVVLLVKPSGLFGRAVVRRV
- a CDS encoding branched-chain amino acid ABC transporter permease, producing MSVRDVVAAADQLRRGAAVRHWWLGGAVLLFAAACLLPFLISGFRVFQFTQVGIYAIALLGLNILTGYNGQISLGHGAFYAVGAYTAAIMIDRWAVPYGWTVPAAGVLCFVVGFLFGIPALRLEGLYLALATFALALAVPQILKYFDDWTGGSQGIVLSKPEPPPGLPLTADQWLYFLTLAWLVALFVLAANLLRGRPGRALVAIRDHPIAAAAMGVNSALYKSLTFGVSAAYTGVAGALSALAIAFVAPDAFNVFLSITLLVGIVIGGLASISGPIFGALFIQFVPNWAQDISKAAPWAIYGVFLIGFVYVMPHGIAGAVRLAWRRLRRGAGTASGP